In one window of Oleidesulfovibrio alaskensis DSM 16109 DNA:
- a CDS encoding glycosyltransferase: MSFAAVRGLLARRGKASPATGEQQAAGEQQAAGQVQEEVVAQAVAEAESAEIPLWRRDEGVWPFITVVMPVRNEEQFIAATLEQLLAQRYPHDRFEIIVADGMSDDATPDIVKEIAGRAPQVRYVPNAGRRSSAGRNAGFREGRGDIFLVVDGHCHIPDAMLLHNVAQCMRRFDADCLGRPQPLDPPELTAFQRVVALARASRIGHGAGSLIYSGYEGPASPVSNGAAYTRAVLEKVGYVDESFDACEDVEFNYRVEQAGFTAATSPLLTVRYYPRETLPELWRQMVRYGEGRFRLWRRHPATLTLPAALPAALAAGVFSLPLCLLAALAGWLLPLGMWLLCVLLYALAVFTVSAVEAQKREEPALLRHMPVVFGSIHLGLGYGFLRAAARCLRQGWRQWKNSFIAVLPRRARRVLGIAERVPHSGGPVRVGMVIDGIWSPTAGTEKQLLMLLDRLDREKFEPVLYVLRGSQWISESFDSCQVRVAGTDSFKTREGWRGVLRLAQWFAADGVDVVQLHFRDATLAGTVAAWLAGVPRVISMRKNQGYWLTRPDRLLLRVLNRGADVFVANSADTAARVRRTEHLPAEAVRVIPNGFDTGALPGDGGMRAAARQEAREALGLAPDVPVAGIVANLRPVKRLDVFLKAAAAVRRKMPAAHFVLVGEGSARPALEKQARKLKLEECTVFAGRREDVQRLLPAFDVGVLSSDSESFSNALVEYMAAGLPVAATDVGGVREALEGSAAGRIVPAGNARRLGAAVLELLQDEQARGLAAEEHPRIVRERFSARAYVAAYEELYRELMCGAADVNASGVQKEE, translated from the coding sequence ATGTCTTTTGCCGCAGTGCGCGGACTGTTGGCGCGGCGCGGAAAGGCTTCTCCGGCCACAGGTGAGCAACAGGCCGCAGGTGAGCAACAGGCCGCCGGTCAGGTGCAGGAAGAAGTCGTCGCACAGGCGGTTGCGGAGGCTGAATCTGCGGAAATTCCTCTGTGGCGGCGGGACGAAGGCGTCTGGCCGTTTATCACGGTGGTCATGCCCGTACGCAACGAGGAGCAGTTTATCGCCGCCACGCTTGAGCAGCTTCTGGCGCAGCGGTATCCGCATGACAGGTTCGAGATTATCGTTGCCGACGGCATGTCCGACGATGCCACGCCGGATATAGTGAAGGAGATCGCCGGTCGTGCACCGCAGGTGCGGTACGTGCCCAATGCCGGACGGCGCTCATCGGCGGGGCGCAATGCAGGATTCCGCGAAGGCAGGGGAGATATTTTTCTGGTGGTGGACGGGCATTGTCATATCCCCGATGCCATGCTGCTGCATAATGTTGCCCAGTGCATGCGCAGATTTGATGCCGACTGTCTCGGCCGTCCGCAGCCTCTTGATCCGCCGGAGCTCACCGCGTTTCAGCGGGTGGTGGCGCTGGCCCGGGCATCGCGCATCGGCCATGGTGCCGGTTCGTTGATCTACAGCGGGTATGAAGGTCCAGCCAGCCCCGTAAGCAATGGCGCGGCCTATACCCGTGCCGTGCTGGAAAAAGTGGGCTATGTGGATGAAAGTTTTGATGCCTGCGAAGATGTGGAGTTCAACTACCGTGTGGAGCAGGCCGGTTTTACCGCGGCCACCAGCCCGCTGCTGACTGTCCGCTATTATCCGCGTGAAACCCTGCCTGAACTCTGGCGGCAGATGGTGCGGTACGGCGAGGGGCGTTTCAGACTCTGGCGCCGCCATCCGGCAACGCTGACGCTGCCTGCGGCCCTGCCTGCCGCTCTGGCTGCCGGTGTTTTCTCTCTGCCGCTGTGCCTGCTGGCAGCTCTGGCGGGGTGGCTTCTGCCTTTGGGCATGTGGCTGTTGTGCGTGCTGCTGTATGCGCTGGCAGTGTTTACCGTTTCTGCCGTTGAAGCGCAGAAACGCGAGGAACCGGCCCTGCTGCGGCATATGCCGGTGGTGTTCGGTTCCATACATCTGGGATTGGGGTACGGGTTTCTGCGGGCGGCGGCGCGTTGTCTCAGGCAGGGCTGGAGGCAGTGGAAAAATAGTTTTATTGCTGTGTTACCCCGTCGTGCGCGGCGTGTGCTGGGCATTGCCGAACGCGTGCCGCATTCCGGCGGACCTGTGCGTGTGGGCATGGTCATCGACGGCATCTGGTCGCCCACAGCCGGTACCGAAAAACAGCTGCTCATGCTGCTGGACAGGCTGGACAGGGAAAAATTCGAGCCGGTGCTTTATGTGCTGCGCGGTTCGCAGTGGATCAGTGAATCTTTTGATTCGTGTCAGGTACGGGTGGCCGGAACAGACAGCTTTAAAACCCGCGAAGGATGGCGCGGAGTCCTGCGGCTTGCGCAGTGGTTTGCGGCAGACGGTGTGGATGTGGTGCAGCTGCACTTCAGGGACGCCACACTGGCAGGCACCGTGGCCGCATGGCTGGCCGGAGTGCCCCGCGTGATCAGCATGCGCAAGAATCAGGGATACTGGCTCACGCGTCCGGACCGCCTGCTGCTGCGGGTACTGAACCGCGGGGCGGATGTTTTTGTGGCCAATTCCGCCGACACAGCCGCCCGGGTGCGGCGTACGGAACATCTGCCGGCAGAGGCGGTGAGGGTCATTCCCAACGGGTTTGATACCGGCGCACTGCCCGGCGACGGCGGGATGAGGGCAGCCGCCCGGCAAGAAGCCCGCGAAGCGCTGGGGCTTGCACCGGATGTTCCCGTGGCGGGCATTGTGGCCAACCTGCGGCCGGTGAAGCGTCTGGATGTGTTTTTAAAGGCAGCGGCGGCGGTGCGACGCAAAATGCCTGCGGCACATTTTGTTCTGGTGGGCGAAGGCAGTGCGCGGCCTGCGCTGGAAAAGCAGGCACGCAAGCTGAAGCTGGAAGAATGCACCGTGTTTGCAGGGCGCAGAGAGGACGTGCAGCGGCTGTTGCCGGCCTTTGACGTGGGAGTGCTTTCGTCTGATTCGGAAAGTTTTTCCAACGCGCTTGTGGAGTATATGGCCGCAGGGCTGCCCGTGGCGGCCACTGACGTGGGCGGTGTGCGTGAAGCGCTGGAAGGTTCGGCCGCAGGCCGTATTGTTCCCGCGGGCAATGCCCGCCGTCTGGGGGCTGCCGTGCTGGAACTGCTGCAGGATGAACAGGCCCGCGGCCTTGCTGCTGAGGAGCATCCCCGTATTGTGCGTGAGCGGTTTTCCGCCCGTGCGTATGTGGCTGCCTATGAGGAACTGTACCGCGAACTGATGTGCGGCGCGGCAGATGTCAATGCCTCCGGCGTACAGAAGGAAGAGTGA
- a CDS encoding glycosyltransferase family 2 protein, giving the protein MSDRPAVSVIMPVYKTEAYLAEAVRSVLEQDFTDFELLVVDDGSPGDVRGILAGFDDARIRYLHHENRGPGYTRNRGIRESTGRYVAFLDSDDAWMPHKLSIQVAALDAAPQYDVVYSQRETMDGHGRTVAGYTPVLHSGDVLDELYVDSFICMSSAMVRRGVFAVSGYIAEDLRISQDYDFWLRVACHHRFLAVDEPLVRYRVHGTQISRQVEERVRVVWQIYERFNREHGHRVSPRARRRSRASFYNGRADRCLAAGKRLQAAGCYLRAMVFHPLDSHPWKGCVRVLLPAPLQRLARQLLRRG; this is encoded by the coding sequence ATGTCTGACCGGCCTGCCGTAAGTGTCATCATGCCTGTGTACAAGACCGAGGCGTATCTGGCGGAGGCTGTCCGCTCCGTGCTGGAACAGGATTTTACCGATTTTGAACTGCTGGTGGTGGATGACGGTTCGCCCGGTGACGTGCGCGGTATTCTGGCAGGGTTCGACGATGCGCGCATCCGCTATCTGCATCACGAAAACCGCGGGCCGGGTTACACACGCAACAGAGGCATACGGGAAAGTACGGGACGCTATGTGGCGTTTCTTGATTCTGATGATGCATGGATGCCGCACAAACTGTCCATACAGGTAGCGGCGCTGGATGCGGCACCGCAATATGATGTTGTCTATTCTCAGCGCGAAACCATGGACGGGCACGGCAGGACTGTTGCCGGATACACCCCGGTGCTGCACAGCGGCGACGTGCTGGACGAACTGTATGTGGACAGCTTTATCTGCATGTCGTCAGCCATGGTGCGCCGCGGTGTGTTTGCCGTCAGCGGGTACATAGCCGAGGATCTGCGTATCAGTCAGGATTATGATTTCTGGCTGCGCGTGGCCTGCCATCACAGATTTCTGGCTGTGGACGAACCTCTGGTGCGGTACCGTGTGCACGGCACGCAGATCTCGCGGCAGGTGGAAGAGCGTGTGCGTGTGGTCTGGCAGATTTATGAACGGTTCAACAGGGAACACGGGCATCGGGTAAGCCCGCGTGCACGCAGGCGTTCGCGTGCATCCTTTTACAACGGCAGAGCAGACCGCTGTCTTGCTGCGGGTAAGCGTCTGCAGGCGGCAGGCTGTTATCTGCGGGCGATGGTGTTTCATCCGCTGGACAGCCACCCGTGGAAAGGCTGTGTCAGAGTGCTGCTGCCCGCCCCGCTGCAGCGTCTGGCGCGGCAGCTGCTGCGGCGCGGATAA
- a CDS encoding glycosyltransferase, giving the protein MTTTPRVSVVIPTYNYGHLLEQCLESVFAQTYKDYEVILVDDGSTDDTPGIAARYEGRIRYFRKENGGPSSARNEGIRQARGPLIAFLDSDDLWLPHKLAVQTAFADAHPEYGLVYCDMQHVEHGRVIHHSYLHERGYTCTGSGWKYVDLLREGFVFTPTVLVRKECFSAAGMHDEGLRTCQDLDMWLRIAKLYPFGFIDEPLVVRQYHGDNSTTNAERYHANHIRVFLRELESTADETAKQVLRGRLSEQYFALGYHYFSTGSRRQARRCFRSVLNYGMRADAVRYYALAALPEGLLRGLCAVTGRGPYAS; this is encoded by the coding sequence ATGACGACAACACCCCGGGTGAGTGTGGTTATTCCGACGTACAATTACGGCCATCTGCTGGAGCAGTGCCTTGAGTCGGTATTTGCACAGACGTACAAGGATTACGAAGTGATTCTTGTGGATGACGGTTCCACCGATGACACGCCCGGCATCGCTGCGCGCTATGAAGGGCGTATCCGCTATTTCCGCAAGGAAAACGGCGGTCCCTCAAGCGCCAGAAACGAGGGCATACGGCAGGCCCGCGGCCCGCTGATCGCCTTTCTTGATTCAGACGACCTGTGGCTGCCGCATAAGCTGGCGGTGCAGACTGCGTTTGCGGATGCCCATCCCGAATACGGTCTGGTGTACTGCGATATGCAGCATGTAGAGCATGGCCGCGTCATACACCATTCATACCTGCACGAGCGGGGGTATACCTGCACCGGCAGCGGCTGGAAATATGTCGATCTGCTGCGCGAGGGGTTTGTCTTCACGCCCACGGTGCTGGTGCGCAAAGAATGTTTTTCCGCAGCCGGCATGCATGACGAGGGGTTGCGGACCTGTCAGGATCTGGACATGTGGCTGCGGATAGCAAAGCTGTATCCTTTCGGTTTCATAGACGAGCCTCTTGTTGTCAGACAATACCACGGTGACAACAGCACAACCAACGCCGAACGGTATCATGCCAACCATATCCGCGTGTTTCTGCGCGAACTGGAATCAACCGCGGATGAAACCGCAAAGCAGGTGCTGCGGGGGCGCCTGTCAGAACAGTACTTCGCTCTGGGGTATCATTATTTTTCCACGGGCAGCAGGCGTCAGGCACGCCGCTGTTTCCGCAGTGTGCTGAACTACGGCATGCGGGCCGATGCCGTACGCTATTACGCACTGGCCGCGTTGCCGGAAGGGCTGTTGCGGGGGCTTTGCGCTGTTACCGGAAGAGGACCGTATGCGTCGTGA
- a CDS encoding TIGR03790 family protein has product MSRCESVMACGCRLLVGFVFLAALMVLPAAASAAPPPAFSAGEIVSSDGGAVMRWEWNEEAVTGEGIKGVKVYRLRTGDETVFRGAPVVLVKDCGMDRTLELTGLTNGEQYVYFLHTYDAAGAEKPRAMLLARPGTDPEGVPQGVKNLYAVGGHGAVGLFWDQPLERDVVGYELARKAAGDAGYTVLARFPRYVNGRVEQGGDTVSVPVQRPGFFRDTTLADGFEYRYRLRVADSEGNLSTAVETGPVRTVAARSPKPDEVLLLVRGGDGASMRVARQYARKRGVPEHRILEIDLPSAAHRFRLRQIEEPLRQYLLHTMEDGVRLAARIRVIVPCFGIPLRGAGRSVDSMISDIFRRYTWGRVMGTPNPMFRSGGHFDPSHGLYMAVRLDGPDEETAAGLTDKALQAEKTLVLHNAPGLFAKNKLVSEVEQAASRYGVPVQMKPHAYTRDNDVPQDTVWFYGVGHAYRPVRRTDWPAGAVAAFLKSDTLISLSSSPPCWAQGFLEQGVTATFGAVAEPYVEGYTRGDVFFDRFWSGKFTFAEAMFMATPTVRWMMSGIGDPLYRLPDTK; this is encoded by the coding sequence ATGAGCCGTTGTGAAAGCGTTATGGCCTGCGGATGCCGGTTGCTGGTCGGCTTTGTTTTTCTGGCGGCGTTGATGGTGCTGCCGGCTGCTGCGTCTGCTGCCCCCCCGCCTGCTTTTTCGGCGGGCGAAATAGTATCGTCCGACGGGGGCGCCGTCATGCGCTGGGAGTGGAACGAAGAGGCCGTGACGGGTGAGGGGATCAAAGGTGTCAAGGTGTACCGCCTGCGCACCGGCGACGAAACGGTTTTCAGAGGCGCTCCTGTGGTGCTGGTCAAAGACTGCGGAATGGATCGTACACTGGAACTGACCGGACTGACCAACGGTGAGCAATATGTTTATTTTTTGCATACCTACGACGCCGCAGGCGCGGAAAAACCCCGCGCTATGCTGCTTGCACGGCCGGGAACAGATCCCGAAGGCGTGCCGCAGGGAGTGAAAAATCTGTACGCGGTGGGCGGGCATGGCGCAGTGGGGCTTTTCTGGGATCAGCCTCTGGAACGCGATGTGGTGGGATATGAACTGGCCCGCAAAGCAGCCGGAGATGCCGGATATACAGTTCTGGCCCGCTTTCCCCGATATGTGAACGGCCGTGTGGAACAGGGGGGCGATACTGTTTCCGTACCGGTTCAGCGTCCCGGTTTTTTTCGGGATACGACGCTGGCAGACGGGTTTGAATACCGCTATCGCCTGAGAGTTGCCGATTCTGAAGGAAACCTGAGCACTGCCGTGGAGACCGGCCCTGTACGCACCGTTGCCGCCCGTTCGCCGAAGCCGGATGAAGTGCTGCTGCTGGTGCGCGGCGGCGACGGTGCTTCCATGCGCGTTGCCCGGCAGTATGCTCGTAAGCGCGGCGTGCCGGAGCACAGAATTTTAGAGATAGACCTGCCGTCTGCCGCGCACCGTTTCCGTCTGCGCCAGATAGAAGAGCCCCTGCGGCAGTATCTGCTGCATACAATGGAAGACGGCGTGCGGCTGGCTGCACGCATACGCGTCATTGTGCCCTGTTTCGGCATACCTCTGCGCGGTGCGGGCAGAAGTGTCGATTCCATGATTTCCGACATCTTCCGCCGTTACACGTGGGGACGTGTGATGGGAACACCTAATCCCATGTTCCGGTCCGGAGGACATTTCGACCCCAGCCACGGGCTGTATATGGCGGTGCGGCTGGATGGTCCTGACGAAGAAACGGCCGCCGGTCTGACTGACAAGGCTCTGCAGGCGGAAAAAACTCTGGTGCTGCACAATGCGCCGGGACTGTTTGCCAAAAATAAACTGGTGTCGGAAGTGGAGCAGGCGGCGTCGCGGTATGGTGTTCCCGTGCAGATGAAACCCCATGCCTATACGCGTGACAATGATGTGCCGCAGGATACCGTGTGGTTTTACGGAGTAGGTCACGCCTACCGACCGGTACGCCGGACGGACTGGCCCGCGGGGGCTGTGGCCGCTTTTCTGAAGTCTGATACGCTTATTTCCCTTTCCTCCTCGCCGCCGTGCTGGGCGCAGGGATTTCTGGAGCAGGGTGTGACGGCCACCTTCGGAGCGGTGGCAGAACCGTATGTGGAGGGGTACACCCGCGGTGACGTGTTTTTTGACCGCTTCTGGAGCGGAAAGTTCACATTTGCCGAGGCCATGTTTATGGCAACCCCCACTGTACGCTGGATGATGAGCGGCATCGGTGACCCGCTGTACAGGCTGCCGGACACAAAATAA
- a CDS encoding asparagine synthase family protein: protein MLDRRQTQAALQQCLRQPVFILARDGARGLLGLPASVRRSLCRLADVPSSPQPADSAQPALLSAGPAHHEQGYRQPDGGGIYAGWHWDGATLQLFTDRYGIHPLYYFWTDGVLGVSRSLPALLAAGAPADLDMKGLSVFLRVGYFVGERTAFRHIRVLPEGGSLVWKPLFSADSAPQVRSNPVCVAPCHEGPVTGAAKKRYMDGYIDLFRQAVSRCLSVTEGPVGLPLSGGRDSRHILLELHRQNRLPQLAVTARHFPPRADDDADIAAELARRTGCRHEIIGAAPSRLTAEWCCHLETDFCADEHSWARGAGLRLKTLGCTVFDGLGGDNLSESGLVTEERCRMLERGEYAEFARGLTASPAVFSETAMRLVLRPELYAAMPHEMALAELEEALRRCSGDPRPARRFFFTARLRREVALLTFGVFGGGIAVAPFLDASLHDYLCSLPHELLVPRGFHSMTITAAYPEFADIPFEKKGTVQRDDAAHSLRLCRELAMLGLRRRSRLLNNAVLWPRLLRGALDSRYGASTRWFTLTAAYLYHLEEMAEACGAKREAVS from the coding sequence ATGCTTGACAGACGGCAGACACAAGCGGCGCTGCAGCAATGCCTGCGACAGCCCGTGTTTATACTGGCGCGTGACGGTGCCCGCGGCCTGCTCGGTCTGCCCGCATCTGTGCGCCGGAGTCTGTGCAGGCTTGCTGACGTCCCGTCATCGCCGCAGCCCGCTGATTCCGCTCAGCCCGCTTTGCTGTCCGCAGGGCCTGCGCACCACGAACAGGGCTACAGACAGCCCGATGGCGGGGGAATTTATGCAGGGTGGCACTGGGACGGTGCAACCCTGCAGCTGTTCACCGACCGCTACGGCATACATCCTCTTTACTATTTCTGGACGGACGGTGTGCTGGGTGTCTCCCGCTCGCTGCCTGCCCTGCTTGCCGCCGGAGCACCGGCAGACCTTGATATGAAAGGACTGTCCGTTTTTCTGCGTGTCGGGTATTTTGTGGGCGAACGTACTGCCTTTCGTCACATACGGGTGCTGCCGGAGGGGGGCTCGCTGGTCTGGAAGCCTCTTTTTTCCGCAGACAGCGCTCCTCAGGTTCGCAGCAATCCGGTCTGCGTGGCGCCATGCCACGAGGGCCCTGTGACCGGAGCGGCAAAAAAACGGTATATGGACGGGTACATCGATCTGTTCCGTCAGGCCGTTTCACGCTGTCTGAGCGTGACGGAAGGACCCGTGGGGCTGCCGTTGAGCGGCGGCAGAGATTCGCGGCATATCCTGCTGGAACTGCACAGGCAGAATCGTCTTCCGCAGCTGGCGGTGACTGCGCGTCATTTTCCGCCCCGGGCCGACGATGATGCCGATATAGCAGCAGAACTGGCCCGCCGCACCGGCTGCAGGCATGAAATTATCGGAGCTGCTCCTTCGCGGCTTACCGCCGAATGGTGCTGCCATCTGGAAACGGACTTCTGTGCCGACGAGCACAGCTGGGCCCGCGGGGCGGGACTCCGCCTGAAAACGCTTGGCTGCACGGTGTTTGACGGTCTGGGGGGAGATAATCTTTCCGAATCCGGTCTTGTGACAGAAGAGCGCTGCCGAATGCTGGAACGCGGAGAATATGCGGAGTTTGCACGGGGGCTGACGGCATCGCCCGCGGTGTTCAGCGAGACGGCCATGCGTCTTGTACTGCGGCCGGAACTGTATGCGGCCATGCCGCACGAGATGGCACTGGCAGAGCTGGAAGAGGCTTTGCGGCGCTGTTCCGGTGACCCGCGTCCCGCCCGCAGGTTTTTTTTCACGGCCAGACTGCGCCGCGAAGTCGCGCTGCTGACCTTCGGTGTTTTCGGCGGGGGGATTGCAGTGGCTCCGTTTCTTGACGCTTCCCTGCACGATTACCTGTGTTCTCTGCCGCACGAGCTGCTGGTGCCGCGCGGGTTCCATTCCATGACCATTACCGCCGCATATCCGGAGTTCGCTGATATCCCCTTTGAAAAGAAGGGGACTGTGCAGCGCGATGATGCCGCACACAGTCTGCGGTTGTGCCGCGAACTGGCCATGCTGGGGCTGCGTCGCAGGTCCCGCCTGCTGAACAACGCCGTATTGTGGCCGCGTCTGCTGCGGGGAGCGCTGGACAGCCGCTACGGCGCCTCCACCCGCTGGTTCACGCTTACAGCGGCTTATCTGTACCATCTTGAAGAAATGGCGGAAGCATGCGGTGCAAAGCGGGAGGCTGTGTCATGA
- a CDS encoding ABC transporter permease, whose amino-acid sequence MNKTDARYRVVLEQRKGMRSINLQELWEYRDLLMFLVWRSIRVRYAQSLLGVGWAIVQPLFSMVVFTIVFGRLAKVDSDGVPYAVFSFTALVPWTYFANALTESAGSLVSNANMIRKVYFPRLVLPLSAVVAKLVDFSIAMVMLFGIMLWYKVVPTWGVLYLPFLVVLMMLTAAGIGTWLTALAIQYRDVHYSLNFVVQLLMYAAPVVYPVSLVPEEYRLLYGCNPMVGVIEGFRSALLGTVPMPWDLLGLGGGLSLFLCVTGALYFRSKEKIFADVA is encoded by the coding sequence ATGAACAAGACCGATGCACGCTACAGGGTTGTGCTTGAGCAGCGTAAAGGAATGCGCAGTATAAATCTTCAGGAACTCTGGGAATACAGGGATCTTCTGATGTTTCTGGTATGGCGCAGTATCCGGGTGCGCTATGCGCAGTCGCTGCTCGGGGTGGGGTGGGCCATTGTGCAGCCGCTTTTTTCCATGGTGGTGTTCACCATTGTGTTCGGCAGGCTGGCCAAGGTCGACTCCGACGGGGTGCCCTACGCTGTGTTCAGTTTCACGGCACTGGTGCCGTGGACATATTTTGCCAATGCGCTGACAGAAAGCGCGGGAAGTCTGGTCAGCAACGCCAATATGATACGCAAGGTTTATTTTCCGCGTCTGGTGCTGCCTCTTTCGGCCGTGGTGGCAAAGCTGGTCGATTTTTCCATCGCCATGGTCATGCTTTTTGGCATTATGCTGTGGTATAAGGTGGTGCCCACCTGGGGCGTGCTGTATCTGCCGTTTCTGGTGGTGCTGATGATGCTTACAGCCGCAGGCATAGGCACATGGCTGACTGCTTTGGCCATTCAGTACCGCGATGTGCATTACTCGCTCAATTTTGTCGTGCAGCTGCTCATGTATGCCGCACCGGTGGTGTATCCGGTGTCGCTTGTTCCCGAAGAGTACCGGCTGCTGTACGGCTGCAATCCGATGGTAGGAGTCATCGAGGGATTCCGTTCCGCACTGCTGGGCACTGTGCCCATGCCGTGGGACCTGCTTGGGCTGGGGGGCGGATTGTCGCTTTTTCTTTGTGTCACCGGTGCGCTGTACTTCCGCAGCAAAGAAAAAATATTCGCTGATGTGGCATAG
- a CDS encoding O-antigen ligase family protein translates to MRRDMLLPLMLAGYLFLLIFRPYEYWPVLGDFRLERVYMLTFMAAAFFVPGKRLPSSPVHLAVGALALTLLVSALGAYNGQAAWRTVEDYLKYIVFYVMLILSVRNERDFRFVLLAFVAVMGLYVGKSMWEFFVHGRHVYRMGIRRMVGIDVTYGDPNSFAASIAYSLPLFWALVRCRFPSVWVRRGLWLYGGMALVGIIFTGSRSGMVTAIFFALLVLMSSSRKLVGIFVVFLLLVFAWDFMPDDLQQRFLSTFGYGHTGKGAIESAEGRLKGFQQGMEVFTRYPLLGIGPGNFGYSWEGLSSGPKSHNVYGEVAGELGLAGILSFGGLVVVLFRQNILLRRRCRLLLSHPALLRSARRNVHDRSTAVRSPAAARDGGGSNGARYSMKNHVPPAEDNVSTRHGYALKATQQETGEAPYRMKPLPDTPETAGSAPADRTVPQTLAADRHTPQPRPVQAQRRKARAGAGAGGLAGGDLPGSLMFYSLVAQAVMQTLLLMLFKGWGDHNLYRYTWLWLGGVTVLGNFLFAQEVRRHGRS, encoded by the coding sequence ATGCGTCGTGACATGCTGCTTCCGCTCATGCTCGCGGGCTATCTTTTTCTGCTTATATTCCGGCCGTATGAATACTGGCCGGTGCTGGGAGACTTCCGGCTTGAGCGCGTCTACATGCTCACATTCATGGCTGCGGCGTTTTTTGTGCCGGGCAAACGGCTGCCCTCCAGTCCGGTACATCTGGCCGTGGGGGCGCTGGCGCTGACTTTGCTCGTTTCCGCTCTGGGGGCGTACAACGGACAGGCTGCGTGGCGGACGGTGGAAGACTATCTGAAGTATATCGTTTTTTATGTCATGCTTATTCTGTCTGTCCGTAACGAGCGCGATTTCAGATTTGTCCTGCTGGCTTTTGTGGCGGTCATGGGGCTGTATGTGGGAAAATCCATGTGGGAATTTTTTGTCCACGGCCGCCATGTATACCGTATGGGTATCCGGCGGATGGTGGGGATAGATGTGACCTATGGTGACCCCAACTCGTTTGCGGCAAGTATCGCGTACTCGCTGCCTTTGTTCTGGGCCCTTGTGCGCTGCCGGTTTCCTTCCGTGTGGGTACGCCGCGGTCTCTGGCTGTACGGGGGCATGGCGCTGGTGGGCATAATCTTTACGGGGTCGCGCAGCGGCATGGTGACCGCCATATTTTTTGCGCTGCTGGTGCTCATGTCATCATCGCGCAAACTTGTCGGAATTTTTGTCGTTTTTCTGCTGCTTGTCTTTGCATGGGATTTCATGCCCGATGACCTGCAGCAGCGCTTTCTTTCCACTTTTGGCTACGGCCATACGGGCAAAGGCGCCATAGAATCTGCCGAAGGCCGGTTGAAAGGATTCCAGCAGGGCATGGAAGTATTCACCCGGTATCCGCTGCTGGGCATAGGTCCCGGCAACTTCGGGTATAGCTGGGAGGGGCTCTCATCCGGCCCCAAGTCGCACAACGTGTACGGAGAAGTGGCCGGAGAACTGGGGCTGGCCGGTATTCTGTCATTCGGCGGTCTTGTGGTGGTTCTGTTCAGGCAGAACATCCTGCTGCGCAGGCGATGCCGCCTGCTGCTGAGCCACCCTGCCTTGCTGCGTTCTGCCAGACGCAATGTGCATGACAGAAGCACTGCGGTGCGCAGCCCGGCTGCCGCGCGCGATGGCGGTGGCAGCAACGGGGCGCGGTACAGCATGAAAAACCATGTGCCTCCGGCGGAAGACAATGTCAGCACACGGCACGGCTATGCCCTGAAAGCGACACAACAGGAGACCGGAGAAGCCCCGTACCGCATGAAACCGTTGCCTGATACCCCTGAAACAGCCGGTTCCGCGCCGGCGGACAGAACCGTTCCGCAGACTTTGGCCGCAGACAGGCACACACCGCAACCGCGCCCTGTGCAGGCGCAACGCAGAAAAGCACGGGCCGGTGCAGGTGCCGGAGGGCTTGCCGGCGGTGACCTGCCGGGCAGTCTCATGTTTTATTCTCTGGTGGCGCAGGCTGTAATGCAGACACTGCTCCTGATGCTGTTCAAAGGATGGGGCGACCATAACCTTTACCGCTACACTTGGCTCTGGCTCGGAGGAGTCACCGTTTTGGGAAATTTTTTATTTGCTCAGGAGGTACGCAGGCATGGACGGTCGTAA